One genomic window of Paeniglutamicibacter sp. Y32M11 includes the following:
- the nadE gene encoding ammonia-dependent NAD(+) synthetase encodes MRELQAVIIEEMGVKPQIDPAAEVRARINFLKEYLLTSGTKGFVLGISGGLDSTLAGRLAQLATEELRAEGTEAQFVAVRLPYGTQQDEADAQAALKFVAADVERTFNVRAGVDGLESAFQEAAGTPISDFNKGNIKARMRMIAQYALAGEENLLVIGTDHGAESVTGFFTKFGDGGADLLPLFGLNKRQNRELLRHLGAPAQLWEKVPTADLLDGKPLRTDEDELGISYNNIDDYLEGRTIPEDAAVALETKYLRSRHKRTTPATIFDTWWKK; translated from the coding sequence ATGCGCGAATTACAGGCCGTCATCATCGAAGAAATGGGCGTCAAGCCGCAGATCGATCCCGCTGCGGAGGTGCGCGCCCGTATTAACTTCCTCAAGGAATACCTTCTAACCTCGGGCACCAAGGGTTTCGTCTTGGGCATTTCCGGTGGCTTGGATTCAACGCTCGCTGGACGTTTGGCGCAGCTTGCCACCGAGGAACTTCGCGCCGAGGGAACCGAGGCACAGTTCGTTGCCGTTCGGCTTCCCTATGGCACCCAACAAGATGAGGCGGATGCCCAGGCGGCGCTGAAGTTTGTGGCGGCCGATGTGGAGCGGACCTTTAATGTGCGGGCGGGTGTCGATGGCCTCGAATCCGCCTTCCAAGAGGCTGCGGGAACTCCAATCTCGGATTTTAACAAGGGCAACATCAAGGCTCGCATGCGCATGATCGCCCAATACGCTCTGGCCGGTGAGGAAAATCTTTTGGTGATCGGAACCGACCACGGCGCCGAATCCGTTACGGGATTCTTCACAAAATTCGGTGATGGTGGGGCCGACCTCCTACCGCTCTTTGGACTGAACAAGCGACAGAATCGCGAACTCCTGCGTCACTTGGGTGCACCCGCGCAGTTGTGGGAAAAGGTGCCCACTGCGGACCTCTTGGACGGCAAACCGCTTCGCACCGATGAGGACGAATTGGGCATCAGCTATAACAACATCGACGATTACCTCGAGGGTCGCACGATTCCCGAGGACGCAGCGGTAGCTCTGGAGACCAAGTACCTGCGTTCACGGCATAAGCGCACCACCCCCGCCACCATCTTTGACACCTGGTGGAAAAAGTAG
- the mmsB gene encoding 3-hydroxyisobutyrate dehydrogenase, translating to MTETTPAAPGRIAFLGLGHMGEPMAVNLLKAGFDVVGFDVVPAAVAAATAAGLPCATTAAEAATGAAIVLTMFPSGAILLDAYRGVDTPGLLEVAPPNTLFLDCSTIDVAQAREAAELALAAGHRSADAPVSGGVVGAEAGTLTFMIGADASDMDQITVLLEVMGKKLVHCGGHGAGQAAKICNNMLLGISMIGAAEAFVLGEKLGLSHQALYDVISTASGQCWAVTTNCPVPGPVPTSPANRDYVPGFAGALMAKDLGLALNALENTGVSAQLGPLAAQIYRQFSDEGGAGRDFSGIITEIRKNSGN from the coding sequence ATGACCGAAACGACACCCGCAGCGCCGGGCCGTATTGCCTTCTTGGGACTTGGACACATGGGGGAACCCATGGCCGTGAACCTCCTCAAGGCTGGATTTGATGTAGTGGGCTTTGATGTGGTTCCGGCAGCCGTGGCAGCGGCCACTGCCGCCGGTTTGCCATGTGCGACCACTGCGGCAGAGGCCGCCACCGGTGCGGCCATCGTGCTGACCATGTTCCCTTCGGGGGCGATCCTGCTAGATGCCTATCGCGGAGTTGATACACCGGGACTGCTGGAGGTGGCCCCGCCAAACACCCTCTTCCTCGATTGCTCCACCATCGATGTGGCCCAGGCCCGCGAGGCTGCTGAACTCGCCCTGGCCGCCGGACATCGATCCGCCGACGCCCCGGTATCCGGTGGCGTTGTAGGCGCTGAAGCCGGGACACTAACGTTCATGATCGGTGCCGACGCATCCGATATGGACCAGATCACCGTACTGCTGGAGGTCATGGGCAAAAAACTGGTCCATTGCGGTGGGCACGGCGCTGGACAAGCGGCCAAGATTTGCAACAACATGCTGCTGGGTATCTCCATGATCGGGGCTGCCGAGGCCTTCGTCTTGGGTGAAAAACTGGGGTTGAGTCATCAGGCGCTGTACGACGTGATTTCCACGGCCTCGGGACAATGCTGGGCAGTCACCACCAACTGTCCGGTTCCGGGTCCCGTACCTACCTCACCAGCGAATCGAGATTATGTTCCCGGATTCGCCGGGGCGCTCATGGCTAAGGATCTGGGTCTAGCGCTCAATGCACTAGAAAACACGGGAGTTAGCGCGCAACTGGGCCCCCTTGCAGCGCAGATCTACCGCCAATTTTCCGATGAGGGCGGGGCAGGACGCGACTTTTCCGGAATCATCACCGAGATCCGCAAAAACTCTGGAAACTAG
- a CDS encoding ABC transporter ATP-binding protein — protein MSTPNTNMPLQLIDVTLEYPDGDGTIKALDTVNLSVGAGKMLSLIGPSGSGKSSLLAAAATLIRPTSGLVIIDGTTASDLNDAQLTALRREKIGIIFQQPNLLASLTAVEQLIISDHLRGNSLKQAKTHALELLDIVGLADSAKKRPHQLSGGQRQRVNIARALMGEPKVLLVDEPTAALDNARSESIVRLLVQVTKEFSVATVMVTHDTEFISFTDSVAAMRDGVLGISELVGS, from the coding sequence ATGAGTACCCCAAACACCAACATGCCACTGCAACTGATCGACGTCACGCTTGAATACCCAGACGGAGACGGCACCATCAAGGCTCTGGACACCGTGAATTTGAGTGTCGGTGCCGGCAAGATGCTCTCGCTCATCGGCCCCTCGGGCTCGGGCAAGTCCTCCCTGCTGGCCGCCGCGGCAACACTCATTCGCCCCACTAGCGGCCTAGTGATCATCGACGGAACTACCGCCAGTGACCTGAACGATGCCCAGCTGACCGCGTTACGTCGCGAAAAGATCGGCATCATCTTTCAGCAGCCCAATCTACTGGCCTCACTTACAGCGGTGGAACAACTCATTATCTCGGACCATCTGCGTGGCAACTCGCTGAAGCAGGCCAAAACACATGCCCTCGAGTTGTTGGACATCGTGGGCTTGGCCGACAGCGCCAAGAAGCGCCCACACCAACTCTCCGGTGGTCAACGTCAGCGTGTGAACATTGCCCGCGCCCTGATGGGCGAACCGAAGGTGTTGCTGGTCGACGAGCCGACGGCGGCGTTGGACAACGCACGTAGTGAATCAATCGTGCGTCTGTTGGTGCAGGTCACCAAGGAATTCTCGGTGGCCACCGTGATGGTCACCCACGATACCGAGTTCATTTCGTTCACTGACTCGGTCGCCGCCATGCGCGATGGAGTGTTGGGGATTTCGGAACTGGTCGGCAGTTAG
- a CDS encoding MarR family winged helix-turn-helix transcriptional regulator — MSQPLSRDPILEAQRNWERHGWEDVAEPMAAITALMRTQQILLQRAETVLKPFGLTFARYEMLALLSFARDGELAMNRASALLQVHATSVTNAVDRLESAGLVARTKHPTDKRTTLIALSPQGRELSAAATLELNAQIFAESGFSDRDISTLIRIFSKFRRDAGDFSGEESTSE; from the coding sequence TTGAGCCAGCCACTATCGCGCGACCCGATCCTAGAAGCGCAACGCAATTGGGAACGCCATGGATGGGAAGACGTTGCCGAACCCATGGCAGCGATCACCGCACTGATGCGCACGCAGCAGATTCTTTTGCAGCGCGCTGAAACGGTACTCAAGCCCTTCGGTCTCACCTTCGCGCGCTATGAAATGTTGGCCCTGCTCAGCTTCGCGCGCGATGGTGAGCTGGCAATGAATCGAGCCAGCGCGTTGTTACAGGTCCACGCCACATCTGTCACCAATGCCGTGGACAGGTTGGAGAGCGCCGGGTTGGTCGCCCGAACCAAACACCCGACCGACAAACGCACCACGCTCATCGCACTTTCACCGCAGGGCCGGGAACTATCCGCGGCAGCCACCCTCGAGCTAAACGCTCAGATCTTTGCCGAATCTGGCTTCTCCGACCGAGACATCTCCACGTTGATCCGGATCTTTAGTAAGTTCCGCCGTGACGCTGGGGATTTCTCGGGGGAAGAATCTACCTCGGAGTAA
- a CDS encoding acyl-CoA dehydrogenase family protein: MHIWAQLDSAERQRLEGIRTFFQEHVRHDSIEYWNREEFPHHVLPALAAHGLGGIQLDGSSELFKGLVYVEAARADVSLSALIGIHNELIVGMIHELGSVEQQQKWLPDLTQFTAVGAFALTEPDHGSDIAGGLSTTATRDGDEWVINGAKRWIGAATMADFSLVWARDTADNAIKAFIVESDRPGFSTSKISNKIGLRIMQNADIILDEVRVPEANRLPGAKNFAAANELLMHSRAWVGWQAAGVQLGIFDVARDYSLARKQFGQPIAGFQLVQLPLAEILGNAMASLSLMSDLARIQGRGELQMVQAAMAKSTTTRLARDSAAKGRALMGGNGITSDHEMAKLFADVEILYTYEGTYEINSLIVGRAITGISAFV; the protein is encoded by the coding sequence ATGCATATCTGGGCGCAACTGGACTCCGCCGAGCGCCAACGTCTGGAAGGGATCCGAACATTCTTCCAAGAGCACGTCCGCCACGACAGCATCGAATATTGGAACCGTGAGGAATTCCCGCACCATGTGCTGCCGGCGTTGGCCGCCCACGGACTGGGCGGAATTCAGCTCGACGGCAGCAGTGAACTCTTTAAGGGTCTGGTCTACGTTGAAGCGGCACGCGCCGATGTCTCCCTGTCAGCGCTGATTGGCATCCACAACGAACTTATCGTTGGCATGATCCACGAACTGGGATCGGTCGAACAGCAACAGAAATGGTTACCGGACCTGACGCAATTCACTGCCGTTGGAGCTTTTGCGCTCACCGAGCCCGATCACGGATCCGACATCGCTGGCGGTTTGTCCACCACCGCCACGCGCGACGGTGATGAATGGGTCATCAACGGGGCTAAGCGCTGGATCGGAGCCGCCACCATGGCCGACTTCTCCTTGGTCTGGGCCAGAGATACCGCGGACAACGCCATCAAGGCCTTTATCGTCGAATCGGATCGCCCGGGCTTTAGTACCTCCAAGATCTCCAACAAGATTGGCTTGCGCATCATGCAAAACGCGGACATCATCCTAGATGAGGTGCGCGTTCCAGAGGCCAATAGGCTTCCCGGAGCCAAGAACTTTGCTGCAGCCAACGAGCTTTTGATGCACTCTCGGGCATGGGTGGGATGGCAGGCCGCAGGGGTGCAATTGGGGATCTTTGATGTTGCGCGCGACTACTCGTTGGCCCGAAAACAATTCGGTCAGCCGATTGCCGGGTTCCAGCTTGTACAGCTGCCCTTGGCCGAAATCCTCGGTAACGCCATGGCGAGCCTCTCGCTCATGTCTGACCTTGCTCGAATCCAGGGCAGGGGTGAACTGCAGATGGTGCAAGCAGCCATGGCAAAATCGACGACAACTCGTTTGGCACGCGATTCAGCGGCCAAGGGGCGTGCCCTGATGGGCGGAAATGGCATCACCAGTGACCATGAGATGGCCAAGCTGTTTGCCGACGTCGAAATTCTCTACACCTACGAGGGTACCTATGAAATCAATTCCCTCATTGTCGGTCGAGCCATCACCGGGATCTCGGCTTTCGTTTAG
- a CDS encoding ABC transporter permease, producing MFLAIRDIRFAKGRFALMGTVVALITLLLVMLSGLTAGLGDQSTSALKNLGSADEPVDSIVFGAASGNEPKASFTESQVTAEQVATWEAREGVASAQAIGITQTRFQGSAAGSETSTGTTNVAVFGLELDSALAPLPITKGEVVIGESVAEDLSLKTGDVISMAGVDLRIGGVTADNWYSHTSVAYTDLDSWTKLAHLGDQTQAGTVIAVTNRDGSTVDTEAANAAASTVSTTRTGSYAALGSYKSENGSLLMMQGFLYGISALVILAFLTVWTVQRTRDIAVLKALGGSGSYVLRDAITQASIVLLLGAAIGGGVGILGGSLAAAAAPFLLSPATTLLPIAGVVVLGLAGAALAVSRVTKVDPLIALGGN from the coding sequence GTGTTCCTCGCCATTCGAGATATTCGCTTCGCCAAGGGCCGCTTCGCCCTCATGGGCACGGTGGTGGCACTCATTACGCTGCTACTGGTCATGCTCTCCGGACTCACCGCAGGTCTGGGTGATCAGTCAACCTCGGCCCTCAAGAATCTTGGATCGGCGGACGAGCCCGTAGACAGCATTGTCTTCGGCGCCGCCAGCGGCAATGAACCCAAGGCCTCCTTCACCGAAAGCCAGGTCACGGCCGAGCAAGTAGCCACGTGGGAGGCTCGTGAAGGCGTCGCTTCGGCCCAGGCCATCGGTATCACCCAAACGCGTTTCCAAGGTTCGGCAGCAGGGTCCGAAACCAGCACCGGAACCACGAACGTCGCGGTCTTCGGCCTTGAGCTGGACAGCGCCCTCGCACCATTGCCGATAACCAAGGGAGAAGTCGTCATCGGTGAATCCGTGGCGGAAGACCTGTCGCTCAAAACCGGAGACGTGATCTCCATGGCCGGGGTCGATTTACGTATTGGGGGAGTAACCGCAGACAACTGGTACTCCCACACCTCGGTCGCCTACACGGACCTAGATTCCTGGACGAAGCTCGCTCACCTAGGAGATCAGACTCAGGCCGGAACCGTCATCGCTGTGACCAACCGGGATGGGTCAACCGTTGATACAGAGGCGGCGAACGCTGCCGCATCGACGGTGAGCACTACCCGCACCGGATCATACGCCGCTCTAGGTTCTTACAAGAGCGAAAATGGCTCCCTATTGATGATGCAGGGTTTTCTCTATGGCATATCTGCCCTAGTGATCCTGGCCTTCCTCACTGTCTGGACCGTACAGCGCACCCGCGACATCGCCGTGCTCAAGGCCCTCGGCGGTTCCGGTAGCTACGTGCTGCGAGACGCCATCACCCAGGCGAGTATCGTGCTCCTGCTCGGCGCGGCAATCGGTGGCGGTGTGGGGATCCTCGGTGGTTCCCTCGCCGCGGCGGCGGCTCCCTTCCTACTGAGTCCGGCCACCACGCTACTGCCCATTGCTGGGGTGGTGGTGCTGGGACTTGCCGGAGCTGCGCTCGCCGTCTCCCGCGTGACCAAGGTCGATCCACTGATCGCCCTTGGCGGTAACTAG
- a CDS encoding AMP-binding protein: protein MTVTEEFRAARDRLMELRTNYTGALEEFRWPAFTEFNFGLDWFDQVAKDPSRAATNALVIVEMDGSSTRRTWAELAERSNQVANWMRSVGMKRGEKMIVMLGNRVELWEIMLAGIKLGMVMIPTTTQMTHVDLQDRVERGEASWALAGRSDIHKFDKVDGKFNLINVDKDASSTALDYTESAEQSTEFVPEVPTKADETLLLYFTSGTTSKAKLVEHTHTSYPAGHLSTMFWIGLEPGDVHLNVASPGWAKHAWSNFFTPWIAEATVFLYNYERFDAKALMAQMDAESVTSFCAPPTVWRLLIQADLTALKNPPAKLVSAGEPLNAEVIDQVNRAWGQTIRDGFGQTETTVQIANPPGMPITIGAMGRPMPGYDVVLIDPATGDAGSEGEICLRLDPRPLGIMKGYYGDPEKTAEAFRDGLYHTGDMAEMDERGVITYVGRGDDVFKSSDYKLSPFELESVLIQHPAVAEAAVVPSPDALRLSVPKAFVVTTAGHEPSAELAESILGFCREHLAPYKRIRRLEFAELPKTISGKIRRVELRNSEVARHEATAGTQTLGVEYRDDEFPSLKS, encoded by the coding sequence ATGACCGTTACCGAAGAATTCCGTGCGGCACGCGATCGACTCATGGAATTGCGCACCAATTACACCGGCGCCCTCGAAGAGTTCCGTTGGCCGGCCTTCACCGAGTTCAACTTCGGTCTCGACTGGTTTGATCAGGTCGCCAAGGATCCCTCCCGCGCCGCAACCAACGCCTTGGTCATCGTGGAAATGGACGGCAGCTCCACGCGTCGCACCTGGGCTGAGCTCGCGGAACGCTCCAACCAGGTTGCCAATTGGATGCGCTCGGTTGGAATGAAGCGCGGTGAAAAAATGATTGTGATGCTGGGCAACCGCGTCGAACTCTGGGAGATCATGCTCGCCGGCATCAAGCTGGGCATGGTCATGATCCCCACGACGACTCAGATGACCCACGTGGACCTGCAGGACCGGGTGGAGCGCGGAGAAGCCAGCTGGGCCTTGGCTGGCAGGAGTGATATCCACAAGTTCGACAAGGTTGATGGCAAATTCAACCTCATCAATGTGGACAAAGATGCCTCGTCAACTGCACTTGACTACACCGAAAGCGCCGAGCAATCCACGGAATTTGTTCCGGAGGTCCCCACCAAGGCCGATGAGACCCTACTGCTGTATTTCACCTCCGGCACCACATCAAAGGCCAAACTGGTGGAACATACCCATACCTCCTACCCCGCCGGACACCTGAGCACCATGTTTTGGATCGGACTGGAGCCCGGCGATGTACACCTCAATGTCGCTTCCCCGGGCTGGGCCAAACACGCGTGGAGTAATTTCTTCACCCCGTGGATCGCCGAAGCCACGGTGTTCCTCTACAACTACGAACGCTTCGATGCCAAGGCCCTGATGGCTCAGATGGACGCCGAGTCTGTCACCAGCTTCTGCGCGCCGCCAACGGTGTGGCGCCTACTCATCCAAGCCGACCTCACGGCACTTAAAAATCCACCGGCCAAGCTGGTGTCGGCCGGGGAACCCCTGAACGCCGAGGTAATCGACCAGGTCAACCGCGCATGGGGCCAAACCATTCGTGACGGTTTCGGGCAGACCGAAACCACCGTGCAAATCGCCAACCCGCCCGGAATGCCCATCACCATCGGCGCCATGGGACGCCCGATGCCCGGCTACGACGTTGTGCTCATCGACCCCGCTACTGGAGACGCGGGAAGCGAGGGGGAAATCTGTCTGCGCTTAGATCCTCGACCGTTGGGGATCATGAAGGGGTACTACGGAGATCCGGAAAAGACCGCGGAGGCATTCCGCGACGGTCTCTATCACACCGGCGATATGGCCGAGATGGACGAGCGAGGAGTCATTACCTATGTGGGGCGCGGGGACGATGTTTTCAAGTCCAGCGACTACAAGCTCAGCCCCTTTGAGCTGGAGTCGGTGCTGATCCAACACCCGGCCGTGGCCGAGGCCGCCGTTGTCCCCTCCCCCGATGCGCTGCGGCTCTCGGTTCCCAAGGCCTTCGTGGTGACCACCGCTGGCCACGAACCCTCTGCGGAGCTGGCCGAAAGCATCCTCGGCTTCTGCCGGGAACACCTGGCACCTTACAAGCGGATCCGTCGCCTCGAATTCGCCGAACTTCCCAAAACCATTTCCGGGAAGATCCGGCGGGTGGAACTGCGTAACAGTGAAGTAGCGCGCCACGAAGCAACGGCCGGGACCCAAACCCTCGGCGTGGAGTACCGCGACGACGAATTCCCGTCGCTGAAGTCCTGA
- a CDS encoding peptidyl-tRNA hydrolase, with translation MDNTLNEPAAAPEVSENPYADLPEPTGELVQPIILLVDREEPCDEDAGITVAALASVNALLANPEHPYWRPWAEGAFAKSVRRADAKMFAKVAAEFPDHSVAELGSARALAFAPMPAESLPKRLAKLQVSGTTLPPGKPMEPTPVHIALNDGLGMSTGKAAAQGAHALFAWVLEGKPADLAAWRAAGCKLSVQRLDSKAFKKLSRSAQGPLIHDAGRTEIIPGSATAFIRIG, from the coding sequence GTGGATAACACCTTAAACGAACCAGCAGCCGCGCCAGAAGTTTCAGAGAACCCCTATGCGGATCTCCCGGAGCCCACGGGCGAATTGGTCCAGCCCATTATCTTGTTGGTGGACCGCGAGGAACCGTGCGACGAGGATGCGGGGATAACCGTCGCGGCGCTGGCATCGGTTAATGCGTTATTGGCCAATCCTGAGCACCCCTATTGGCGCCCGTGGGCCGAAGGCGCCTTTGCCAAAAGCGTCCGGCGGGCGGATGCAAAGATGTTTGCCAAGGTCGCCGCCGAGTTCCCGGATCATTCCGTCGCCGAACTCGGGAGCGCGCGTGCCCTAGCCTTCGCTCCGATGCCTGCCGAGTCGCTGCCTAAACGATTAGCGAAGTTGCAGGTCTCCGGAACTACACTTCCGCCCGGCAAACCGATGGAACCCACACCGGTGCACATCGCGTTGAATGATGGACTCGGCATGAGCACCGGCAAGGCTGCAGCCCAGGGCGCCCATGCCCTGTTCGCGTGGGTGTTGGAGGGGAAACCCGCAGATCTTGCTGCTTGGCGCGCGGCCGGCTGCAAGCTCTCGGTTCAACGACTCGATTCCAAGGCGTTCAAGAAGCTATCCCGCTCGGCCCAGGGCCCGCTGATCCACGATGCCGGTCGCACCGAAATTATCCCCGGTTCGGCCACCGCCTTTATTCGCATCGGCTAA
- the pyrE gene encoding orotate phosphoribosyltransferase, which produces MTNTAARARLLELIKELAVVHGKVILSSGKEADYYIDLRRITLHHEAAPLVGSVMLEMLDKAGIEFTNAGGLTMGADPVGTALMHSAGTAGRSIDAFVVRKAQKSYGMGRQVEGPSVEGRNVVVLEDTSTTGGSALTAVEGVRKAGGNVVAVAVIVDRDTGSKERIEAEAGVPYLYAFGKDELGL; this is translated from the coding sequence ATGACCAATACTGCCGCGCGCGCCCGCTTGCTCGAACTCATCAAGGAACTTGCCGTGGTCCACGGCAAAGTCATCCTTTCCTCCGGTAAGGAGGCCGACTACTACATCGACCTTCGCCGCATCACCTTGCACCATGAAGCCGCGCCGCTGGTCGGTTCCGTCATGCTGGAAATGCTCGACAAGGCGGGCATCGAATTCACCAATGCCGGCGGATTAACCATGGGGGCCGACCCAGTGGGCACCGCGCTCATGCACTCGGCAGGTACCGCGGGACGCTCGATCGACGCTTTTGTGGTGCGCAAGGCACAGAAGTCCTACGGCATGGGCCGTCAGGTCGAAGGCCCCTCGGTGGAGGGACGCAACGTTGTTGTCCTCGAAGACACCTCCACCACCGGTGGCTCCGCCTTGACCGCCGTCGAAGGTGTGCGCAAGGCCGGCGGCAATGTCGTAGCAGTTGCTGTGATCGTTGACCGTGACACCGGATCCAAGGAACGCATCGAG
- a CDS encoding MarR family winged helix-turn-helix transcriptional regulator gives MTDSRPLGYWLKLVDSLISEQFADSLEEHGVTRRQWQLLNVLTKGSATGGELTAALAPFFGEAQAQDEPTSPSEHLAELVESGWVAEEGHTFTLTERGMVSLERLTEIVDAMREESSAGITPVEYATTVASLRKMAVNLGWDPQNPPADA, from the coding sequence ATGACCGATTCTCGCCCTCTGGGTTACTGGCTCAAATTGGTTGACTCGCTCATTTCGGAGCAGTTCGCCGACTCCCTCGAAGAGCATGGCGTCACCCGTCGCCAATGGCAATTGCTCAATGTCCTGACGAAGGGCTCAGCCACCGGAGGTGAGCTCACCGCGGCGCTAGCTCCCTTCTTTGGGGAGGCCCAAGCACAAGACGAACCAACGAGTCCCTCGGAACATCTGGCCGAACTTGTTGAATCGGGCTGGGTCGCGGAGGAAGGCCATACCTTCACGCTCACCGAGCGGGGAATGGTATCCCTGGAACGACTGACCGAGATCGTTGATGCCATGCGTGAGGAATCCAGTGCCGGGATCACCCCGGTGGAGTATGCCACCACCGTGGCGTCACTGCGCAAGATGGCCGTCAACCTCGGCTGGGATCCGCAGAATCCACCTGCCGACGCATAA